GCTTATCCAGAACGTACGAGCGAATCTGCGACCCCCACTCGATGCGCTTTTGCTCGCCGCGCGCCTTGGCTTCCTCCTCCTCGCGCTTGCGCATCTCGATGTCGTAGAGGCGCTGCTTGAGAATCTGGAGGGCGATCTCGTGGTTCTTGATCTGCGAGCGCGTGACCTGCGAGGCCACCGCGATTCCGGTCGGGATGTGCGTCAGGCGCACCGCCGAGTCGGTGGTGTTCACACCCTGGCCGCCTGCGCCCTGCGAGCGGAACACGTCCCGGCGCAGGTCGGAGTCGGGAATATGGATGTTGATCTCCTCCTCGGGCACCTCCGGCACCACGTCCACCGAGGCGAAGGAGGTGTGGCGGCGGTTGTTGGAGTCAAAGGGTGACACGCGCACCAGCCGGTGAACCCCGTGCTCGGGCGCGAGCATCCCGAAGGCCTTCTCGCCCCGGATGATGAACTCGGCGCTGACCACGCCCGCCTGTTCGCCGTCCTGCTGGTCGAGCAGCTCGACCTTGTAGCCACGACGCTCGGCCCAGCGCATGAACATCCGCGTGAGCATCCCGGCCCAGTCCTGCGACTCGGTGCCGCCCGCGCCGCTCTTGACCCGCACGATGGCCGGAGCGTCGGCGTGCTTCATGGTAAAGAGCGTCTCGCGGTACAGGTCGTCCACCCGCGTCTGGATGGCGGCCTGCTCCTCGGCCAGCAGCCCGCGTTCCTCGTCGCTGGCGATCTCCAGCATTTCTTCCAGCCCGCTCGCGTCCCCCTGCAAGGCCTGGTAGTCCTCCACGATGCGGCGCAGGCTTCCGGCCTCCTGCGTGACCTGCCGGGCGCGGC
The sequence above is a segment of the Deinococcus budaensis genome. Coding sequences within it:
- the prfB gene encoding peptide chain release factor 2 (programmed frameshift), encoding MQELLEKLASLREYLDIPGKTRRLNELDRELSDPDLWNNAGRARQVTQEAGSLRRIVEDYQALQGDASGLEEMLEIASDEERGLLAEEQAAIQTRVDDLYRETLFTMKHADAPAIVRVKSGAGGTESQDWAGMLTRMFMRWAERRGYKVELLDQQDGEQAGVVSAEFIIRGEKAFGMLAPEHGVHRLVRVSPFDSNNRRHTSFASVDVVPEVPEEEINIHIPDSDLRRDVFRSQGAGGQGVNTTDSAVRLTHIPTGIAVASQVTRSQIKNHEIALQILKQRLYDIEMRKREEEEAKARGEQKRIEWGSQIRSYVLDKQYVKDHRTGLMKHNPDEVLDGDLDDLMWAGLEWMAGKRAAEDAGDDE